Proteins from a genomic interval of Callospermophilus lateralis isolate mCalLat2 chromosome 1, mCalLat2.hap1, whole genome shotgun sequence:
- the LOC143401270 gene encoding olfactory receptor 7E178-like, whose translation MVEAAFHQQPPKIESSTSHRTSVCISQSKTDSAFLLPLRTEPGSSPFTKLGTAVDPNSSPCPNRDRAQPSEFEGGGGGRHRDTAQPSECKGGVGGQTQGQSTAQCLCYVEPQNLTGVLEFLLLGLSDDPEVQPVLFGLFLSMYLVTVLGNLLIILAVSSDPHLHTPMYFFLSNLSLTDIGFSSSTIPKMLVNFQTHSKSITYTGCLTQVSCFFLFGCLDSLLLAVMAYDRLVAICHPLHYPIIMNPRLCGLLALVSFSISLVDSQVHSLMVSQLTFCQDVEIPHFFCDVPQLFKLACSDTSANNIVIFLVGTISGFLPIAGILFSYCKIVSSVLRVPSSGGKCKAFSTCGSHLSVVCLFYGTGLGVYLSSSDSTSSRKSMVVSVMYTMVTPMLNPFIYSLRNKDIKKSLQRIVSRIT comes from the exons ATGGTGGAGGCGGCCTTTCACCAACAGCCCCCCAAAATTGAGTCCTCCACCAGCCACAGGA CCTCTGTTTGCATCAGTCAATCCAAGACTGACTCTGCCTTCCTGCTGCCCCTGAGGACGGAGCCTGGGTCCTCACCATTCACCAAGCTGGGAACAGCAGTGGATCCCAATTCCTCACCATGCCCCAACAGGGACAGAGCACAGCCCAGTGAGTTCGAGGGGGGCGGTGGGGGCAGACACAGGGACACAGCACAGCCCAGTGAGTGCAAGGGGGGTGTGGGGGGGCAGACACAGGGACAGAGCACAGCCCA GTGCCTCTGCTATGTGGAACCACAGAATTTAACAGGTGTCTTGGAATTTCTGCTCCTGGGCCTTTCAGATGATCCAGAGGTGCAACCTGTCCTCTTTGgactgttcctgtccatgtaccTGGTCACGGTTCTtgggaacctgctcatcatcctggccGTCAGCTCTGACCCCCACCttcacacccccatgtacttcttcctctccaacctgtccttgACTGACATTGGCTTTAGCAGCTCTACAATTCCCAAGATGCTGGTGAACTTCCAGACACACAGCAAATCCATCACTTATACAGGTTGCCTAACTCAGGTGTcctgttttttcctttttggatGTTTGGATAGTCTGCTGCTGGCcgtgatggcctatgaccgcttGGTGGCCATTTGCCACCCTTTACATTACCCAATCATCATGAACCCCCGCCTCTGTGGCCTGTTGGCCCTGGTGTCCTTCTCCATCAGTCTTGTGGACTCCCAGGTACACAGCTTGATGGTGTCACAACTGACCTTCTGCCAAGATGTAGAAATCCCTCATTTCTTCTGCGATGTGCCTCAGTTGTTCAAACTTGCCTGTTCTGATACCTCTGCTAACAACATAGTCATATTTCTCGTTGGCACCATCTCTGGTTTTCTGCCTATCGCAGGGATCCTCTTCTCCTACTGTAAAATTGTTTCCTCTGTTCTAAGAGTCCCATCCTCAGGTGGGAAGTGcaaagccttctccacctgtgggtCTCACCTATCTGTTGTTTGCTTATTTTACGGAACAGGCCTTGGGGTGTACCTCAGTTCATCTGACTCAACTTCCTCCAGAAAGAGTATGGTGGTCTCAGTGATGTACACCATGGtcacccccatgctgaaccccttcatctacagTCTGAGGAACAAGGACATCAAGAAGTCCCTGCAGAGAATTGTCAGCAGAATAACCTAA
- the LOC143401277 gene encoding olfactory receptor 7D4-like, producing the protein MHQLYGSGNCTSKSEFLLLGLSEDPDLQPLLFGLFLSMYLVTVLGNLLIILAVSSDPHLHTPMYFFLSNLSLVDMCFISTTVPKMLVNIQAQNKDISYTECLAQAYFLNTFAAMDNFLLTMMAFDRFVAICHPLNYIVTMNPRFCVLLVLLSWLIMFWVSLVHILLVKRLTFSAGTVIPHFFCGLAQLFKVATSDTLINNIFLYVSTTVLGVFPMTGILFSYFQIVSSLMKMSSSVAKYKAFSTCGSHLCVVALFYGTGLGVYLSSAGTHSSQRTMIASVMFTVVTPMLNPFIYSLRNKDVKGALGRLLSRAGFGP; encoded by the coding sequence ATGCACCAGCTCTATGGAAGTGGAAACTGCACAAGTAAATCAGAATTCCTCCTCCTAGGCCTCTCAGAGGACCCAGACCTGCAGCCCCTCCTCTTTGgactgttcctgtccatgtacctggtcacagtgcttgggaacctgctcatcatcctggccGTCAGCTCTGACCCCCACCTCCAcacacccatgtacttcttcctctccaacctgtccttggTTGACATGTGCTTCATCTCCACCACAGTCCCAAAGATGCTGGTGAACATTCAGGCACAGAACAAAGACATCTCCTACACAGAGTGCCTGGCACAggcatattttttaaatacatttgctGCAATGGATAATTTCCTACTGACCATGATGGCTTTTGACCGGTTTGTGGCCATCTGTCATCCATTGAACTACATAGTCACCATGAATCCACGGTTCTGTGTTCTTCTGGTTCTGCTGTCTTGGCTCATCATGTTCTGGGTGTCCCTGGTTCATATTCTACTGGTGAAGCGACTGACCTTCTCTGCTGGCACTGTTATCCCACATTTCTTCTGTGGACTGGCTCAGCTTTTCAAGGTGGCCACATCTGATACACTcatcaataatatttttctgtatGTGAGTACCACCGTGCTGGGGGTTTTTCCTATGACTGGGATCCTCTTCTCTTACTTTCagattgtctcctccttaatgaagATGTCCTCTTCTGTGGCCAAGTATAAAGCATTTTCCACCTGTGGGTCCCACCTCTGTGTGGTCGCCCTATTCTATGGGACAGGCCTTGGGGTTTACCTCAGTTCTGCTGGGACCCATTCTTCCCAGAGAACCATGATCGCCTCAGTGATGTTCACTGTGGtcacccccatgctgaaccccttcatctacagcctgaggaacaaggaTGTGAAGGGGGCCCTGGGGAGACTCCTCAGCAGAGCAGGTTTTGGCCCTTGA